A part of Schistosoma haematobium chromosome Unknown HiC_scaffold_59, whole genome shotgun sequence genomic DNA contains:
- a CDS encoding uncharacterized protein (EggNog:ENOG410YYW0~COG:O~MEROPS:MER0003620), whose translation MCTGSLVSTRAVLTAGHCVCSPLPVVRVSFLTLRNGDQQGIHHQPSGVVVAPGYMPSCMSARQRRPIQQTLSGFDIAIVSLAQLVNLQTGIRVLSLPQPTDIPRPGTPVFIVGYGRDDNDRDPQRKNGGILKKGE comes from the exons ATGTGTACAGGCTCATTAGTGTCAACAAGGGCAGTGCTCACAGCTGGTCATTGTGTTTGCTCACCGCTGCCAGTCGTTCGG GTTTCATTTCTCACACTGAGGAATGGCGACCAACAAGGCATCCATCATCAACCGTCTGGAGTGGTGGTAGCACCAGGATACATGCCCTCTTGTATGTCGGCACGACAGAGGAGACCAATCCAACAGACACTCAGTGGATTCGACATTGCAATTGTATCGCTCGCTCAATTGGTCAACTTACAGACTGGAATCAGAGTGCTCAGTCTGCCACAGCCAACGGATATACCGAGACCTGGAACTCCGGTTTTCATTGTTGGTTATGGAAGGGATGATAACGACCGTGATCCACAACGTAAAAATGGTGGAATTTTAAAGAAAGGTGAGTGA